The proteins below come from a single Oerskovia jenensis genomic window:
- a CDS encoding glycosyltransferase family 4 protein, which translates to MTASPAPVSVSMTVEQLWQPVPGGSGTYIRRLAEHLAARDDVRLTGVRARGTLEDRRGLPSSMPLVASSLPRRALYASWNSLRAPRVPGPPTDVIHATTWAVPPRSAPLVVTVHDVAFRRNSSHFTPHGVRYFEKALQVVRREADLVIVPSVATRDDCVEAGLSPERLRVVPHGTSAAPVTEDEVTAWRAAHGVHRDFVLWCGTFEPRKNVGALLAAFSTMLGEGTDLDLVLIGPTGWGGTSAEVRAVVDRLPADRVHLLGKVPEQALQVAYRTAAAFCFPSLWEGFGMPVLEAMAHGTPVVTSEGTSMAEVSGAGALLVDPTSPDALADAIRRAAGPEHDLLAAAALENASTYTWARAADLTVAAYRDAASGAGR; encoded by the coding sequence GTGACTGCCTCCCCCGCCCCGGTCTCGGTGTCCATGACCGTCGAACAGCTGTGGCAGCCGGTACCAGGAGGGTCGGGCACGTACATCCGTCGTCTGGCCGAGCACCTCGCCGCGCGCGACGACGTCCGGCTGACGGGCGTCCGAGCGCGAGGGACGCTCGAGGACCGGCGAGGGCTGCCGTCGTCGATGCCGTTGGTGGCCTCGTCGCTGCCGCGACGAGCCTTGTACGCGTCGTGGAACAGCCTGCGGGCACCACGGGTTCCGGGTCCGCCGACCGACGTGATCCATGCGACGACCTGGGCCGTTCCCCCCCGGAGCGCCCCCCTGGTCGTCACCGTCCACGACGTCGCGTTCCGGAGGAACTCCTCGCACTTCACGCCTCACGGGGTCCGCTACTTCGAGAAGGCCCTCCAGGTCGTTCGTCGGGAGGCGGATCTCGTCATCGTCCCCTCGGTCGCGACCCGGGACGACTGCGTCGAGGCCGGCCTGTCGCCGGAGCGACTGCGGGTCGTCCCGCACGGCACGAGCGCAGCGCCCGTCACCGAGGACGAGGTCACGGCCTGGCGCGCCGCCCACGGGGTGCACCGGGACTTCGTCCTCTGGTGCGGGACCTTCGAACCCCGGAAGAACGTGGGCGCGCTCCTCGCGGCCTTCAGCACGATGCTCGGCGAGGGCACCGACCTCGACCTCGTGCTGATCGGCCCGACCGGCTGGGGCGGGACCTCGGCAGAGGTCCGTGCGGTCGTCGACCGGCTTCCTGCGGATCGTGTCCACCTGCTCGGCAAGGTTCCCGAGCAGGCCCTGCAGGTCGCCTACCGGACCGCCGCAGCGTTCTGCTTCCCCTCGCTCTGGGAGGGCTTCGGGATGCCCGTCCTGGAGGCGATGGCGCACGGCACCCCGGTCGTGACGTCCGAGGGCACGTCGATGGCCGAGGTGAGCGGGGCGGGCGCCCTCCTGGTCGACCCGACCTCCCCCGATGCCCTGGCCGACGCGATCCGACGGGCCGCCGGACCCGAGCACGACCTGCTCGCCGCTGCGGCGCTGGAGAACGCATCGACGTACACCTGGGCCCGCGCAGCCGACCTCACGGTCGCTGCCTACCGGGACGCCGCGAGCGGAGCCGGCCGATGA
- a CDS encoding glycosyltransferase family 2 protein, translating to MTAQVRAVVVNWNGAHLLDDCLSSLLAQDLPPRALEIVVVDNASSDDSVAVLRDRFPTVEVVENTVNRGFAGGVDAGLANLDAPYVVLLNNDATFAPDAISRLVEALEASDSAHAGAATAHILLTEPDEQGRTLVNSTGNVLTSAGSATDRDWLAVDGSISPERRVFGFCGGAALLRTSALAEVGTFDERLFLYYEDTDLSWRMRAAGWETVYVSGAVARHRHAASSDASSPLFRYYNTRNSLLVFTRHAPAGVVVRSLARQVLGAVRHAVLRSEPRPVVAARLRALRDYARMLPTALADRRRYWRRAVVDRRDVYRDAVVGS from the coding sequence ATGACCGCTCAGGTCCGCGCCGTCGTCGTCAACTGGAACGGTGCGCACCTCCTCGACGACTGTCTCAGTTCCCTGCTCGCCCAGGACCTCCCCCCAAGGGCCCTCGAGATCGTCGTGGTGGACAACGCGTCCTCCGACGACTCGGTGGCGGTCCTGCGCGACCGCTTCCCCACCGTGGAGGTCGTCGAGAACACCGTCAACCGCGGCTTCGCCGGCGGCGTCGACGCCGGCCTGGCGAACCTCGACGCACCCTACGTCGTCCTGCTCAACAACGACGCCACGTTCGCCCCCGACGCGATCTCTCGGCTCGTCGAGGCGCTCGAAGCGTCGGACAGCGCCCACGCAGGGGCCGCGACCGCGCACATCCTGCTGACGGAGCCGGACGAGCAGGGCCGGACGCTGGTGAACTCGACCGGCAACGTGCTGACCTCGGCCGGCTCGGCCACCGACAGGGACTGGCTCGCCGTCGACGGGAGCATCTCGCCCGAGCGACGAGTCTTCGGCTTCTGCGGGGGCGCGGCACTGCTGCGGACCAGCGCGCTGGCGGAGGTCGGGACCTTCGACGAGCGGCTCTTCCTCTACTACGAGGACACCGACCTGTCCTGGCGCATGCGCGCGGCGGGCTGGGAGACCGTCTACGTCTCCGGCGCGGTCGCCCGTCACCGGCACGCCGCGAGCTCCGACGCGAGCAGTCCGCTCTTCCGGTACTACAACACCCGGAACTCGCTGCTCGTCTTCACCCGGCACGCCCCGGCGGGCGTGGTCGTGCGCTCGCTCGCCCGGCAGGTCCTGGGCGCCGTCCGCCATGCCGTGCTCAGGAGCGAGCCCAGGCCCGTCGTCGCGGCCCGTCTGCGGGCGCTGCGAGACTACGCGCGCATGCTCCCGACGGCCCTCGCAGACCGCCGGCGGTACTGGCGCCGAGCCGTCGTCGACCGCCGCGACGTCTACCGGGACGCGGTCGTCGGGAGCTGA